A genomic stretch from Setaria viridis chromosome 1, Setaria_viridis_v4.0, whole genome shotgun sequence includes:
- the LOC117844118 gene encoding uncharacterized protein: MAMHRAAVLALRRLAATAAAASPSPVLLLAPLRPAAAAAATNTRFLLQLTSTAGGAAAAAALFARRGYAARGGAGRKAAVTVSEDEEDEEEEFEAMGSDGEFEDDFDDEDLDEFDDEDEDEDEDDAAPKRGRR, from the coding sequence ATGGCCATGCACCGCGCCGCCGtgctcgccctccgccgcctcgccgccaccgcggcggcggcctctccGAGCCCGGTGCTCCTCCTCGCCCCtctccggccggcggcggcggcggccgctacCAACACCAGATTTCTTCTGCAGCTCACTAGCACGGCGGGCggggccgcagcggcggcggctttaTTCGCCCGGCGCGGGTAcgcggcacgcggcggcgcgggccggaaGGCGGCCGTGACGGTgagcgaggacgaggaggatgaggaagaggagttCGAGGCCATGGGCAGCGACGGGGAGTTCGAAGATGACTTCGACGACGAGGACCTCGACGAATTcgacgatgaggatgaggacgaggacgaggacgacgccgCGCCCAAGCGCGGGAGGCGCTAA